In the Corvus cornix cornix isolate S_Up_H32 chromosome 20, ASM73873v5, whole genome shotgun sequence genome, one interval contains:
- the CCM2L gene encoding LOW QUALITY PROTEIN: cerebral cavernous malformations 2 protein-like (The sequence of the model RefSeq protein was modified relative to this genomic sequence to represent the inferred CDS: deleted 2 bases in 1 codon), giving the protein MDSEAKKGKKGFVSPIKRLVFPKAARRAALRSSVYRRPLHSVPLYPPDYLIDPQILLHDYVEKEVKFLGHLTWVTSSLNPSSRDEVLQLLDTARQLKELPLQTTPEQDSILSLSARCLLLTWRDNEELILRIPTHEIAAASYLRDDALHLLILKTGLGVDPVPAGAHPEAAPAGVGGVSRRETCGGSWPEGRLGGPMERRHTICSLDWRAARGGQEGRQGGSLERRRGGSWERRQRGRPSGSWERRQPCGGSWERRRAGTAGGSWERGTGFGSWERRHAGSNPLDPQEPCPDAYSNLIILAVPNRDAGEESCALICQVFQIIYGDQSIECVDRAGYHYTSTPTRPWLSSRSESCRTDGTYGYDADYSCCSSFNGSHETFEAYYSGTSSPSFHRSHHSLATACSGSDQSGAGLEQLQDYMVTLRNKLSPQEIQQFAILLREYRLGTPVQEYCTELLRLYGDRRKFLLLGMRPFIPDQDIGYFETFLESIGIREGGILTDSFGRIKRSMSNTSASAVRSYDSWSLRSESESFNRMITDITHDIEALARDEEEEEEEEEEDNYL; this is encoded by the exons ATGGACAGCGAGGccaagaagggcaagaag GGCTTCGTGTCTCCCATCAAGCGTCTGGTTTTCCCGAAGGCTGCGCGGAGGGCAGCACTCCGCAGCAGTGTCTATCGGCGCCCGCTGCACTCCGTGCCCCTCTACCCCCCCGACTACCTGATCGACCCCCAGATCCTGCTGCACGACTATGTGGAAAAGGAGGTGAAG TTTTTAGGTCATCTAACATGGGTGACATCCTCCCTGAACCCCTCCAGCCGGGAtgaggtgctgcagctgctggacacGGCCAGG cagctgaaggagctgccGCTGCAGACGACGCCAGAGCAGGACAGCATCCTCAGCCTCTCGGCGCGCTGCCTCCTGCTCACCTGGCGCGACAACGAGGAGCTGATCCTGCGAATCCCTACACACGAGATCGCAGCGGCCTCCTACCTGCGCGACGATGCCCTGCACCTCCTCATCCTCAAAACGG GCCTGGGAGTGGACCCGGTCCCCGCCGGAGCGCACCCCGAGGCGGCCCCGGCCGGCGTG GGAGGCGTTTCCCGCAGAGAAACGTGCGGGGGCTCGTGGCCGGAGGGCCGGCTCGGGGGCCCGATGGAGCGGCGGCACACGATCTGCAGCCTGGACtggcgggcggcgcggggcgggcagGAGGGCCGGCAGGGCGGCAGCCtggagcggcggcggggcggcagctgggagcggcggcagcgcgggcGGCCCTCGGGCAGCTGGGAGCGGCGGCAGCCGTGCGGCGGCAGCTGGGAGCGGCGGCGGGCCGGCACCGCCGGCGGCAGCTGGGAGCGCGGCACCGGCTTCGGCAGCTGGGAGCGGCGGCACGCCGGCAGCAACCCCCTGGACCCCCAGGAGCCCTGCCCCGACGCTTACTCCAACCTCATTATCCTCGCCGTGCCCAACAGG GATGCTGGCGAGGAGTCCTGTGCGCTCATCTGCCAGGTGTTCCAGATCATCTACGGCGACCAGAGCATCGAGTGTGTGGACCGCGCCGGGTACCACTACACCTCCACGCCCACACGGCCCTGGCTCTCCAGCAGGA GTGAGAGCTGCCGCACAGATGGGACATACGGCTACGATGCTGactacagctgctgcagctcctt CAATGGCTCCCACGAGACCTTTGAAGCGTATTACAGCGGCACCTCCTCACCCTCCTTCCACCGCTCCCACCACAGCCTGGCCACCGCTTGCAGCGGCAGCGACCAGAGTGGTGCGGGCCTGGAGCAACTGCAGGACTACATGGTGACG CTGCGCAACAAGCTGTCACCGCAGGAGATCCAGCAGTTTGCCATCCTGCTCCGCGAGTACCGGCTGGGGACGCCGGTGCAGGAATACTGCACCGAGCTCCTGCGCCTCTACGGGGACCGCAGGAAGTTCCTCCTCCTGG GAATGAGGCCCTTCATCCCTGACCAAGACATCGGCTACTTTGAGACCTTCCTGGAGAGCATCGGGATCCGGGAGGGCGGGATCCTCACTGACAGCTTTGGCCGCATCAAGCGCAGCATGAGCAACACGTCGGCCTCGGCCGTGCGCAGCTACGACAGCTGGTCCCTGCGCTCCGAGTCCGAGTCCTTCAATCGCATGATCACCGACATCACCCACGACATTGAGGCACTGGCAcgggatgaggaggaggaggaggaggaggaggaagaggacaaCTACCTGTGA